GACCTTCCAAGATATGAGCGCGCGCTTTGGCTTTGGCCAGCTCGAAGCGGGTGCGCCGGGTAATAACTTCTTTTTGATGCTCCAAATAGTGGAAGAGCACTTGCGGCAGCGTCAATACCTGAGGCTTGCGGTTAACAAGCGCCAACATGATGACGCCGAAAGTTTCCTGGAGCTGGGTGTGTTTGTACAACTGATTCAGAACCACGTCTGGCGTTGCGTCGCGCCGCAGCTCGATAACTACGGACATGCCTTTGCGGTCGCTTTCGTCTCGCAGATCGGTGATGCCGTCAATAGCCTTGTCCCGCACCAGATCGGCGATGCGCTCAATGAGGCGTGCCTTGTTGACCTGGTAAGGAAGCTCGGTGACGACAATGCGATGCTTACCGTTGGACATTTTTTCGATATGAGCCTGGGCCCGCATACGTACGACGCCGCGGCCAGTGGAATAGGCGTTGTAGATGCCTTCCCGGCCAAGGATCAAACCGCCTGTAGGAAAGTCCGGGCCTTTGATGGCTGTCATCAAATCCGGCAGGGTTACTTCGGGATTGTCGATCATCATGATTAAGGCGTCGACAACCTCGCCGAGATTATGCGGCGGAATGTTGGTAGCCATGCCAACGGCAATGCCAGAGGAGCCGTTGATTAAAAGATTGGGTACTTTGGCTGGCAATACGGTAGGTTCTTTTAAAGATTCGTCATAGTTGGGCGTAAAATCTACGGTGTCTTTTTCAATGTCCGCCAGCATTTCTTCCGCTAGACGAGACATGCGTACTTCTGTGTAACGCATGGCGGCTGCGGAGTCGCCGTCGACGGAGCCGAAGTTGCCGTGGCCATCCACCAAGAGATAACGGGTGGAAAAATCTTGAGCCAGACGGACTGCTGCGTCATATACAGAACTGTCACCATGAGGGTGATACTTACCAAGCACTTCACCGACGATACGCGCCGATTTTTTATAGGGCTTGGTTGGGGTCATGCCGGCTTCATGCATGGCGTATAAAATGCGCCGGTGCACCGGTTTGAGACCATCCCGGACATCCGGGAGAGCGCGCATGACGATGACACTCATCGCGTAATCGATATAGGAATTCTTCATTTCCTCATCGATGCGAATAGGGAGAACTTTACCTAATCCGAAATCCACTCTCTCACCTCGAACCGCTGCGCCGAAGCGCAGGTGTGATCTTAACAACTTATTATACCATATTTTGTGAAGTTGCTCTAGTAGGACTACAGGCCAAAGAGGTAACAGAGAGATAGTATCGTTTGTTTTAATTCGCTGGCCTTTTTCTGTTTCTCTGCGTGAATCGTATCTTCGCGGTCATTATTAAAAGTATACAAAAAGTACGGTTTTGCTTTTAGGGGTGTTAGTGTATACTATAAATAGCTGAATTCAACGTTAATTTCAGGAGGAGTGCTTTATGTCCGAACGGATTCTTGCCATTAACCCCGGTTCGACGTCTACTAAGATAGGCATTTTTGAAGGAACGAAAGAAGTCCGCACCATTAACCTCAGCCACAGTGCGGAAGAAATTGCCCGCTTCCCCCAGATCAATGATCAACTGTCGTATCGTTTGGAAGCGATCCAGGCCGTTTTAAAAGAAGAAGGCTTGAAGGCTGCAGATTTTGCCGCTATCGTTGGTCGTGGCGGTCTTTTGAAACCAGTTGTCAGCGGTACTTATGCTGTGAATGAAGCGATGCTCACCGATTTGAAGAGCGGCGAATACGGTATTCATGCTTCTAATTTGGGTGGAGTGTTGGCGAATCTACTGGCGAAGGAAGCCTGCTGCCCGGCGTTTATTGTTGACCCGGTGGTAGTTGACGAGCTGACGCCGGTGGCGCGTCTTACTGGTTTGCCGGAAATGCCGCGGCAGTGCATTTTTCACGCCCTTAATCAAAAAGCGGTGGCCAAGCGTTTTGCCGCCGACAAAGGAAAGTCTTACGAAGAGCTGAACTTGATTGTAGCGCATTTGGGCGGCGGTATTTCCGTAGGTTGTCATGCGAAAGGACAAGTTGTGGAAGTAAATAACGCGCTGAATGGCGATGGACCTTTTTCGCCGGAACGGGCTGGTACGGTACAGGCGATGCAGTTTGCTAAAATGGTTAAAGAGCGCAGCCTAGATGACATTAAAAAGCTGCTGGCCGGCAAGGGCGGTCTTGTGGCGCATTTGGGTACTAATGATGCCCGTGAAGTGGAACGTCGCATTCATGAAGGTGATAAACAGGCGGAATTGGTCTATGACGCATTGATCTATCAGATTGCTCGCTATATTGCCGCTAACTCTGTAGCTGTTAACGGCAAAGTGGACTATATTCTGCTTACAGGCGGCATTGCGTATTCTAAATATCTTACGGCGCGTCTGATTGAAAAAGTGAAGTTCATTGCGCCGGTGGAAGTGCTGCCTGGCGAAGACGAGCTGCAAGCGCTGGCCGAAGGCGCGTATCGTGTGCTGAACGGTAAGGAGCAGGCCAAAACCTACTAAGGAAACTGCAAATTTGTTCACATCTCGCGCTAAAATGGATCTTTTTTCGTCAAGCTTTGTCAGAAAGCCTCGGTAGAGCGCCGCTATGCCTGCGTTTTCTTTCGCGCTTGGCTGACGAGGGAGGTCGGTTGTCATGCAATCCTAGCAGTTTCAGCGGAGACCGGATGCCATGCCGTCCATGGCGCATCCAGCGCCGTTTTCTTTTAGCGAGTGTTCATTAAATTAGCAACTCTCTTTTGAACGTACAAAATGATGGTGAAGTTAACGAAAGGCCGCTGAGCAAGTGCTTAGCGGCCTTTTTGCAGGTTCTATGTGGATGATTGGAGTAGCCGTATACAGCAAGAATGGTAGCGAGAAGGCGAGAGCTTGCGAACGTTCTTTTTAATAATTGCTTCTCTGACATCTAGATGGAACAAAAAAATTAAAGTTTGAACTGGTTTATCGCGGTTTGCAGATTTTCCGCTAGTGTAGTTAAGGTTTCGCTGGCTGCGGCGATTTCTTCCATCGAAGCGGCCTGCTCTTCGGCGGCGGCGGCAATGGTCTGCGCTTGACCGGAGGAGTCTTTACTGATGGCGTCAATCGTTTTTACAGAGGAAACCACTTGCTCGCTGCCATGGGCCAATTCTTGGATAGAGGAGGAAATGCTTTGCGTCTGGTGCGTCATTTGCTCTACTAAAGCGGCGATGGATTGAAAAGACTGACCGGCATTGTTGACGACTTGTGTGCCTTTGGCGACTTCTTGCGTACCACTTTGCATGGTTTCAACCGCCACCTGCGTTTCCTTTTGAATTTCACCAATTAACCGGGCGATTTGCTTGGCGGCTTCTTGGCTTTGTTCCGCTAGCTTGCGTACTTCATCCGCGACTACGGCAAAGCCGCGCCCTTGCTCGCCGGCACGAGCCGCTTCAATGGCTGCGTTCAGAGCCAAGAGGTTAGTCTGGCCAGCAATGCCGGAGATGGTGTCGACGATTTGGCCGATTTCTTGGGAACGTTCCCCAAGCTTAGAAACTACCTGTGCAGAGTGGCTAACGCCGTTATTTACGGTGTCCATTTGCTGAATAGCGGCCTGGATGGCGGCTTGTCCTTCTATGACGGAGCTAGAGGTCTGTTTTGATAAAGAGGATACTAGTGCAGCATTGCCAGCAATTTCTTGAATGCTGGAAGATATATGCTCCACGGCGTTTGAAGACGTGGTAATTTCTTTTTCCTGCTCATGGGTTCCCTGGGCAATTTGGGTGATATTATCTGCTACTTGATTACTGACGTGAGAGCATTGTTCAGCGCTGGCCATTAACTCCTCCGAGGAAGCGGCTACTTGCTGTGAAGATTGAGAAACCTGGGAGAGTAGGCTTTTTAGGCTTTCCGTCATCTTGTTTACGGCAAGGCCCATGCTGCCAATTTCATCCTGAGTGCGGATGGTTAATAATGGCTGTTGCAAGTTTCCTTTGGCAATTTGCTGCAGATGCTGGCTGACGTCGGCAAGTCTGGCCGCGATAGTGGCGGCTAGCCGCCAGCCGACGCCAAGGCCGATGGCGATTGAGGCGAGGCAGACGATGAGAATAGTCAGGCCGGCTGTGCGGGCGTGACTAGCGCCATCTTGCTGCATGGTTTGACTTTCTTGGGCATTGTAATCAGCTAGTTCTTTCAGCTTGGCATTGACAGTGTCAATTTGCGGGGCGGCATTAGTTACGAATTGTTGATAAGCGGCCGCTTTTTGGCCTGCTTGGTCGAGTTGCAGGGCTTGTTCCCGTGCACTCCGGTAACGGGAGATGCTATCTTTGAGCTGACTCATAAGTTGTTTCTCTTTTTCGGTCAGGCTCTGCGACTCATATGCGTTGAGGGTTTCGTTGGTTTCTTCCGAAAGTTCTTTGATTTGTTTGAGCAATGCCTGTTCTTTGGCGGGGGCCTGCGTAGTAGAAAGAAGTTGTAAAAACATAACCTGAACGGCCCGGAAGTTGTGACGGGTTTCATTGATGCGTTTGACAGAAAGTAGATTGTCTTGGTACATCTGCTCCAAATCGTTGCTTAAGACCTTGGTGTAGTAATAGCCAACAGAGCCTGCCAGAGTCATAAAAAAGGTAGAGAGAAGGACAAGTGCTATGATTTTTCCTTTGATTTTCAAAAAAGACACATCCTTTCGAATTACTATTCCTAAAAAACTCCAATTACAAATGGATAATAAGTAACGAAATTCTAGGGAGATACGCGAAAATCCTTGAAAGAAAATTTCGTATATATAAGTCTTATGTCCTTGAAAAATGTGCTTTTCTAACAAGAGACACTGTTCGTTTTCTTATTGACCTTTTGACTTTAAAGAGTATAATATTAGATAGAAAGACATTTGACGTCTTTACTACATGTTACACGAAGGGGGAAGGAAGTATGTTTGGATTGGTACCGTTTCGACGCGCTGGAGGAGAAGTTGGCAAACGTCTCGATAGTCTGGATCGGATGATGGA
This genomic window from uncultured Anaeromusa sp. contains:
- a CDS encoding methyl-accepting chemotaxis protein; the encoded protein is MKIKGKIIALVLLSTFFMTLAGSVGYYYTKVLSNDLEQMYQDNLLSVKRINETRHNFRAVQVMFLQLLSTTQAPAKEQALLKQIKELSEETNETLNAYESQSLTEKEKQLMSQLKDSISRYRSAREQALQLDQAGQKAAAYQQFVTNAAPQIDTVNAKLKELADYNAQESQTMQQDGASHARTAGLTILIVCLASIAIGLGVGWRLAATIAARLADVSQHLQQIAKGNLQQPLLTIRTQDEIGSMGLAVNKMTESLKSLLSQVSQSSQQVAASSEELMASAEQCSHVSNQVADNITQIAQGTHEQEKEITTSSNAVEHISSSIQEIAGNAALVSSLSKQTSSSVIEGQAAIQAAIQQMDTVNNGVSHSAQVVSKLGERSQEIGQIVDTISGIAGQTNLLALNAAIEAARAGEQGRGFAVVADEVRKLAEQSQEAAKQIARLIGEIQKETQVAVETMQSGTQEVAKGTQVVNNAGQSFQSIAALVEQMTHQTQSISSSIQELAHGSEQVVSSVKTIDAISKDSSGQAQTIAAAAEEQAASMEEIAAASETLTTLAENLQTAINQFKL
- the buk gene encoding butyrate kinase, with product MSERILAINPGSTSTKIGIFEGTKEVRTINLSHSAEEIARFPQINDQLSYRLEAIQAVLKEEGLKAADFAAIVGRGGLLKPVVSGTYAVNEAMLTDLKSGEYGIHASNLGGVLANLLAKEACCPAFIVDPVVVDELTPVARLTGLPEMPRQCIFHALNQKAVAKRFAADKGKSYEELNLIVAHLGGGISVGCHAKGQVVEVNNALNGDGPFSPERAGTVQAMQFAKMVKERSLDDIKKLLAGKGGLVAHLGTNDAREVERRIHEGDKQAELVYDALIYQIARYIAANSVAVNGKVDYILLTGGIAYSKYLTARLIEKVKFIAPVEVLPGEDELQALAEGAYRVLNGKEQAKTY